GGAACAAGTACTACTGGCGAAGTATATAATAAATATTTCAAGATTGCATTAGAATATGGGATCGAGCCATTAACGCAGAGAAGAATAAGCGAAATAATAACACAGCTAGACATGATAGGCTTAATAAATGCTGTAGTTGTCAGTAGGGGTAGGCATGGAAAAACAAAACTTATCAAGATAAATTCGGGGCTCTTAGATGTTATTGAAGGAGCAATTAAACTATGAAAAACACCATAATAGCTTGTGATGATGGATATTTCCCACAGTTTTTTAAAGGGAGAAAGGGTAGAACGGTTCTCGCATGTATTAAAACTAGAAATAACTCGTTCATTGTAGGAATAGCCTTTAAACGAATAATTATAGATGGGAGAGAAACAACACCTACAATAACAGATCTGGTAAAATCATTAAAGCCTTGCAAAGCAGTCCTACTCGATGGAATAACATATGCAGGATTCGATGTAGCTGATGCAATGCAAATACATGAAGAAACACAGGTACCAGTAATAACTGTTCAACAATACCCATTAAACCTTGAAAGAATAAAGTATTCCCTCAGAAAACATTTTCCAGACTGGACTAAGAGATATGAAGTAATCAGTAGAATATATAGGAACATGTATCCTCTGAGTACGAGATGGAAAACAATAGAGTTTTCTCCATATGGAATGAGTCCAAAAAAAGCATCCAAGCTACTCTTACAAACAATGATTTATAGTCCTATACCTGAACCATTAAGAATAGCTGATCACATAGCATCACAGATTTCAAGACTTATTCTAAGAAATAATTATTAGAAGCGGGCCCGCCGGGATTTGAACCCGGGACCTACGGGTTAAAAGCCCGCCGCTCTACCGGGCTGAGCTACGGGCCCATAACCCTTCTAAAACTATAACAGTTAAAACTCTAATATAAAGCTAATCTTCCATAAGTAATGGATAGAGAACAATAAAGTTGTCGAATGTTTTTGATGTAGAATAAAAAGTGGTAGCCGGGCGGGGATTCGAACCCCGGTCACGGGGGTTCTTCTCACCCGTTAAACGGGTGATCCAAAGCCCCGCATCCTTGGCCGCTAGACGACCCGGCTACTTCTATTTAATGTATTGGTGTTTTTAGCCGTTTTAAATCTTTATTATTAAGGAGAAGAGGTAATGTAAAAACTTATCTTTTAGTTAGTTCTATTATTCCTTCATAGGCTTTCTTATATATCTCGGTTGATTCTAATAGTCTCCTATTTCTAATATATTTCTTCGTAATAACTTTTGGCGGTAATCCATGTTTCTTACTATATTCCTCTAATGGTATACCGTATTCTCTCTGTATTTT
This is a stretch of genomic DNA from Staphylothermus hellenicus DSM 12710. It encodes these proteins:
- a CDS encoding DUF99 family protein — translated: MKNTIIACDDGYFPQFFKGRKGRTVLACIKTRNNSFIVGIAFKRIIIDGRETTPTITDLVKSLKPCKAVLLDGITYAGFDVADAMQIHEETQVPVITVQQYPLNLERIKYSLRKHFPDWTKRYEVISRIYRNMYPLSTRWKTIEFSPYGMSPKKASKLLLQTMIYSPIPEPLRIADHIASQISRLILRNNY